DNA from Drosophila gunungcola strain Sukarami chromosome 3L unlocalized genomic scaffold, Dgunungcola_SK_2 000002F, whole genome shotgun sequence:
CTTTTAAATCCTGGCTTCGGCTGATATATGATTATGTTGTATTTAAAGGTCCgtaaaaaagtttacaaaaatacaaaatatttttgttagtttaTAGTCTATTTCGGACACTTGTTCAGACTTATTAACAGTCGCTATTTTCAAAATCAGCTTGAAATGTAGAGGCTATTTCATTTACCATATCACTTGCTAGCAAGCTACGACCAAACTTTTGAAATGCAGCTGAGTTTAGTCTTTTCACAAAATAGCTTGAAGCACATGCGGCAATGAGCGCAGGATTTGGTTCATTTGACTGCAAGGACCAATAATAAAAAGTTGCCAAAGATCCGCTGAGCAAATCGCCCTGACCTCCGCATCTACGACCGGAACCATCAATTGGCATTATGTGGACTTCGTTCCTTTGGGGAATATGAACCTTGTCATTAGCTCCCTTTTCAAGAACCACAACTCCATCTCCAAGAAGAGACATCTTTTGACGAGCAGCATCATTATCTTCTCCAAATAGTCTACGGAATTCCATTACATTTGGCGTCAATAGAACATTTCGCTGTCCACAGATCAGCTCTAAGTTATCGTTAAGAAGAAACAATCCATCGGCGTCTATAACAACTGGTTTTTGAACATTCAAACAGAGTTTCAGAATGTTAGAAGCAGTTTTCAAGATACTCGGCTCCCGACCCAATCCAGGACCAATGACCTTTaaagatattaaattttttattattaaggTACTAAAAAAATACGCAACCATTTGTCATTTGTAAAGGTTTGGTTTTCAAAAACGagtattcaaaaaaaaaatttcaaatcttTGTCGATTCTAAGGTTTAAAAGTATCACAAGTACTTACAACTACATGAAGTCGTTCCAACCACGGTGTGATTTTCTCTACTGCGTCTATGGAATCCAGTACTGGATGTACGATAAGATCAGGACTATAAGACTTGATAATCGCGGATGCATTTGAATGACAGAACACATGCCCCAAATCAGCCCCAACTCTTATCGATGTGATGGCTGCGAAGTACGGTGCACCAGTATATTCCAAAGACCCACCGATTACGCCTATTCGTCCATACTGCCCTTTGTGCTTGTTGTTAGTCAACTTCGGCACTACTGTTTTGAACAATGCCAATAGCTTTGGCAAATGTACCGGTATTTCAGTAATTGTTGACATCGTCCTAGCTTGATtagtatttgttttattattaagacTAGTGAGGAGTTAAAAGACTATCGACTGCATAAAAACATCTGTTGCTTTGTCATATTTTCGTTGTGAAATGAAAATAGGGGATTCGCACGGGCTTGCATTTGCAGTAAAAATCAAATCGACTTATGTTTTCgacaatcataaaaaattgttagatctgattgaaaattttttttctacccgagctgaaaaattttaagcaaCATGATTTTTTAGCAATCTGGTTATTGgatacaaatttaacaaaaataagtacaaattttaaatctttttttgaatttgttctctatctaaactaaacaattttaattaaaatttaagccgTACACAAAACTgatatttgctttaaattaaatgcttttgtattttttaaaaattttgtattttataaaaattaaaaaaaaattttatttgtgctTGTTCATAAAGCCAAAATatccttttaaatttgtttggctaGGAAAAGTGAGTTGActgtttcaaaaatatttaaaaagtatccTTAAGCCATAAGTGACTTTACTATTAAAAgtatataataaaacaaaaacatttggcTATTAATATCGACATGTAATCGACTTTGAAATTCACTTTTAACGGCTGCCCCGGCAACGAGTGGCTCCAAAACAAAGAACCACGCGCTTTCACCCCCAATCCTCAAATCCCGCCAGTTAAGTTGGCCCCTTTTCGGCAGTCAAGTAGACTTTCACTGGAAGACAGCCAAAAAATGTCACACAAAAGGTTTTATGTGAAGTTGGATTTGCAACTTCATGCGGTTGGTGGTGGAATCGATGGGATATAGGCTAAGCTCTAAGGCTATTTCCACTTGCAGCTCACCTGTCCAGGCGTTTGGCTCTGTTCGCACGGATTTTTGGAGGCCACCATCAAGACCTTGGGCTACTACTTTCGAACCGGTGCGATGGAGCCGAGATTTCCGATGCTGTGTCACGATCAATTCACGATGGAGGGATACTTCAAGAGTGTGGGCTGCTTGGAGGACATGCACGAGCTGCTGAGAGCTGAACAGTTGGAGATAACCGTCTGGCAGAATGGTCGCAGGCTGGCCTACTTTGTGGGAAATCTCTCGGATGTGATGCAGCCCACGATTCCGCGATTGAGCTGCGCCCACAGCTCCAATGTCCAGCTGTTGATGAAGGCCACGCCAGCGTTTCCCGGGATCCTGGCGCCCAAAGTGGAACTCTCCGCGCAATTGACCACACAGGATCGAAGAAAGGGCTGCAGTTGCTCTAGTTTCAGAGAGCAACCCGTTCCTCCGCCAAATCGCCATGTGGAGAGCCGTTGCCTGGACCATTTGGACCAGCCTCGGAAGCAGCAATCTGTGTGCCATGGCAGGAAATCCAATTGTTGTCCAACTGCGAGTTACACCGGATGGAGAGGAGACTCGCCGGagcagcagaaacagcagGAACGACGTCTGTCCACTTGCTCGAGCACCACGCAATTGAGTAGTCTCAGCCAGAGTTCCTCGCTGACGCAGTGCAGCCACTTCTCCAGCTGCAGCAGTCCATCAGACGAACATCACAGCAGTTGTGACATTTGTCAAGCCTACAGACGTATGTTTCCTGCTTATTAAACAAACTAGAATATAATAAAGGAATAGAGGCTAACCTATctgttttaattgaatttataaagaatttaaacTTTTCATTTGAATACGAATTTTTGTCGCCATATAAGTAAAGCTTAACggaattttttaaacttgacAGAAATCATTTTTGGAGATTATGGTATTTttcaaatggaaatgaaaattattttacgtaatatttttaaatagtgtACTATAATGTATAacgtatattaaaatatatattttaactaatCTTTGCAAACTTAAGAATCTCAAAATGTTTCAGCAcatatatgttatttaaatcaatagttaagtttttaaatgacGTTTACAAAAATAGTACTTAACATCGTTGGGTAAAACATGGCTTAAGCTTATTTACCAGAGTAGGTTCTTGGCTCTTAAGATTACCAATCTGAACAGTCAATTTGTGCTTATATTAGGGCTTACTAAATCAAGAAATCAATACCTTAAATATACTCCTTGAAATCACTCTGGGCAAAGACCTGAACAATGAGGGTTAGTAGTAGATTGTAGGGCGCTGCTCGCTGCACTTCCTCCGCCTTTAATTGATTCCTCAGATAGATGCAGGATCGGGCGATATATCGAAGGGTGCTGAAGACATGAGGTTCCAGCGGCAGATGCAGGCAAACCAAGGTGGCATATAGCCAGCGGGCCAGCCAGACATCCTGGAGGAGGTCGATGTCTTGATCGTTGACCTGCAGCCATTTGCTCAGCATTTCCAGCAGGTGCTCCAAGTCGCTTTGGCTCAAATGGAGCAAGTGTGCTCAAGAGTGGCTGTTGATTGCGGCAGAACTCCTGCCACTTCTCCTGATCCGAAGTTAGCGGGGGTTCCCCACTCTGGTCGTAGTTGTGGCTGACCAACTCCTGGCGAAGGATCAAAACCTGGGAGCGAGCGGCTTGAAAGGATTTCACCTGTTCATTCCGCCATTCGGGCGTGGTCAGCAGGCACTTAAAAGGCGGCAGAGCGGgctatgaaatatataaataacatatatTAACCATCTGGTCTTTAGGCGATTTTCTATACTTACATTATCCAACATTTCGAAGGCCTTGTTTCCCGCATTATCCTTGATTTTGGGGGATCTTTTGGTCACCACCGCTGGACAGCGTTTCCTCTCGTACATCATGTGCATCAAGTACTCCTCTCCGGATTCTGGCGGCTTCTTGGGATCGAAACTGGCATCCGGTTCGCGGATCTCCAGCGCCTGGAGTTGGAAAGTCTGCTCTTCGGGCTCGTGCTGCATGTTTATCACCGTATTTGTCTTAATTTTGGTTGAGTTTAAATGTTAAGACTAGTGAGGAGAAAAAAATAGAGAATCATCGATGTCAAAAATATTGGACATATCGATGTTTCTGCACACTGCTTACTGAGTACATTTACCGCCTGGGCACTGCTTTCTATGATAAGTGAGAACGGCGCACtgcttattttaaaactgGTCACAccgacaaaataaatacaaatcgTAACTATcgtaaattgttaaaataaagctttttttttagatttgttGAATTTGGAAAGTATTTGATTCAAAATAACTTCTTAGATTGTCTTATTTACACACAAATTAGTCTCTTTGTTTtggctaaaatatttttcatataattatggcttttaataaaacatgtTCTTGTAGCATAATGCTTTAAGTTTAACTTGTATTGATATAATTCCCAGTATCTAGGCGGTTTAACTTACCCTTCTATGTTTTAACTGTTggtgaataaattaaaaaagaatttggtcaaaattatataataaagcttcttaaaattaattacccTTTGTTAACCATTTTGAGCCTTTTTAATAACCGGCTTCATCCCGAATTTccttcttttaaataattttaatttcaatctcTTCAACCAgcggaaaattaaataaaaaaaaggaaaaaaggaCATTCTTATGCAAGTCGTTTGCAcgtattattttaatcaacGGCAGGCCGAGACAAAGCGATCTTGGCCATATAACAAAGCCCGATTGTATGCCGTCGTCCTGCGAAACATCCCAAGACCCAGGCAATAATAGGACTATAAAAAACGCATTTCATAATTGTCCAACGAGACAGTGGGCGGACAGTCGGGACCTGGGACTCAGGCCCGATTTCAGGTTAAGCTTCAGTTTCAGGCTCAGGTGTGTGCGTGCGGCCTTTGTGCAAGTTCTTTGGGGCCGTAAAATAGCCCGTAAGGAGCAGGCTGAGCTCAATTAGCTGTCAGTCGCAGGACGAACTTGGTCTCGACaaaatctctttttttttttgctcgcTCCGGCATTGAATTTGCAAATAGTTATGACCGGCAAAGTGCTTATTAAGCTGCCAGTTTAAGTgcatgaattaaatttaaaattcattaaaagtAAGCGCTGAGCGCAAAACACATTGACAAAGGGCGCAAAGAGAGGGAAATTGGAAAACTGACAGAGGAAGATACATATGTTGTCGAATGGAAATTGCAGACATTTCGGCtgctgtttgtgttttttttagtacacaggaaaatatataatagaaatatatcaattttttcattttaaaatacataaactGTAACagataaaaccaaacaaatatttttagattgCAACATCGTTaaagtaataatttatatacttaagaaattttttaattttaagaaaagaaCATTGGAAAAAATGTTAGTATTTCGAGAGCTGCTGCTCAGATTTTCTGAATTTAAGAATGATAAATTAGCTAGGGctgttttatattatatttcagctgctgctgcacagATTTTCTGTGGacatattgaaaaaatataaaattcttgaATAAATAGCAGATtgcataatataaattaaaatttaagaaagataaattaaaaaaatttaaaaaaatatattttctggttcaaagaaaagtattttggatattttaataatataaagttCTTGAACGCatcgcaaaattaaaaaaaaataagaaaaagtaATGAAGGTAATTCAGATTGAACAAGTATTATTGGTCTATTATTGTTTTGCCTTTCTTACACTGTATGTTTTATTAAGGAAATCATAAAAGAATTGttaaaagccaacaaaaacgGAGCAAAAGGATGTAAGGATCCAGCAACATGCGTCGACATCCAGACACTGTGTCGCTTTTCTTTTCCCTCAACCCTCAGCCCCTTTCCTCCATCCCTCAACTCTTTGATGCCTTTTCCAATTGTGTTGAGGGAATGGAAAACTTACTGCACGCGCTTTTCTTTGGATTCCTTCCTGGTCCTTTCGCCTATTGCTGCACTGAAGTTTCTAGTTTCCGGGTCggatcataaaaaaaactgtatccGCATTTGTTTACTTTCCCTTTGCAGTCAGCAAAACTAATTTCCATGGTTGCAGGACCCCCACATTTCCCTTTAACCGTTCGGCCTACGTTGGCATAAAATATGCCACCAGGGagaaaaagaatttatatatatacgtatatagcCAGGGAAAATCTTAACTGTTTATCTGTTTGTTCGAGTGTGTGTGACAGTTTCCCAACTCTGTTTCTATTACTTTTCCAGTTGGTTGTTTTTCGTTCCCCCTGAAAGTTATTGTGCTGCATGCGCGCCTTTTAACCTTTTCTTGTGTAtctttaatcatttttaattgaaatgcaaaagGTCTGCGCAAGGCTTTGGTACAGAAGGTCTTATCTGGTTATATAAAACACCATTTCCTCCGATGCGAGCGGCTGGCTCTCCCATCCACCGAAATGCCTTCCTCATCCAATTTGGCGGATCATCATTTGCAAAATTTGTAGGCAAATTACTTTCATCGTGTgcgtaatttaaaatttaaatcaaatttagttTGACCTTTTTGCGAAGGCTAAGGAAACTCGCTTAGGCTTGTTTTCTTCAATAATTTAGGGCTGAAtacattttaagcatttttcataaaatttattaggCACCTTATTCGTTTATGGACTAGAGACTTgaataaatgttattatattattggAATACAAAGATTAATTAactgcaaaatatattttttttgttgatttttatttcccAATTTTGGAaagaaagaagaaagaaagttttattgtaaatgtatcagaatctttttaaataatgttcacatttttaaattatcttttcttgacttaatttattaacaagGGTATAACggtcaacaaatttaaatttcatgaacattgtatatatatttgtgaaaactaaaaaccccaaaaccattgtttaacaaataatttttgagaaaggatcattttaaaattaaaatgaaatgcagCCCAGAATCTTGTGAACTGTTTGAAGATTTTAAGAAATCATAATTTATACCCGAATACAAGCAATTTATGCACATATGATTTCCTTCTTTTGATTGCATGCATTTATTCCTAGTTGTTCGTCGAGCCTTCAGCTTTCAACTTCCGACCCAAAACTAGTTTCGGCCATCTCcttgcaaaaaaacaaaaaaaaaaacgtccgAAAATATGGATCTTTTGCTGCGCTTAGCAGGCCgacaaaattttcaatttctggCCGAGGTCACCTAAACCCCACACAAGGACACCCACAGTCAGAGTCAAGGCCTCGACAGAGGCTCGCATTTGCAACAAGTTTAAGCACAAaggatgaaaaaaaaaataaaataaaacaggtGCATTTGCGGTGGCTCTCAAGGCGGCGGCTCGTGTGTGCTTAACCCTCTTCCTGCCCCACCCGCCAAATAAGACCCCACCATCAACCATCAACCATCCACCATCCACCACCCACCTGCTAACTGTTGCCTACCACTTTTCAAATCATCCACATCCGCATGAGCATCCGATGTTCTGGCAACCTTGAGGGCTTAAAATATACGGCCCAGGTGTATCAAAGGTACAAATACAACACAGACGGCAGCAGCAATACACCgataaaaaacagttttcataatatttaatatatgtatttaatacTTGTTAAAGTACCTACCAGAAATCGCAATATAtccatatataatatatgaatgcattaattaactttaaatgaGTATCTGATTAGTTGCAGTTTTACTAATATCTACAACCTTGGAAGAATAATCAGCGTGAccttgaatttgtttaaataccAATGAATTAATTGTAATATGAAGttgtatattatattttaataataatcaatattattataaaccTGACTTACaccttataaataatttgtaaaattgtaaaatgattttatctCTGTGAGCCCAGCAAAAGCTGTTGAACTGTTTTTAATGCAGCCAAAAGTGAAGGCTTGAAATTGAAAGTCATGCTATAGAAATGTTTCGAATGCACTGAGtcgtttaaaatttcatttcaattatttGGGCATTTCAATTATTTGGGCAATTGTTACGCATTCGCTCCCCACTGGTCGCAcactgcgtatacgcaatatgctatacatatgtatgaaCATCCAGGCCAGCAGGAATCGAAGGTCCTCACAATTGTGTTTACCCCTGTTATGGTTGCGTCCACAGCCACTGATTCCATTTATgggacttttatttttgtttctctgCGGTTTGCGTGCTTAATTATGCACCAGACCCCCAGAACAGATCATATATTCGTACTGGTATATGTGggtatatatgtgtatacaTGTGTATATATGGCAATGGATTCTTCCGGCCCCAGCGCCTTTAATCCAGCCGGGCTTTCGTCAAATGTTCTGGCCTAGTTCTGGCAATCTGTGCCAAATGTCCCTTTGGCTTGGTTACACTCAGTGTTTTCATTCCATTTCGTCTGGCAGCCAAGTTTGCTTTGCCCTTTATGGATAAATTAGTTGGCAGCACACACAGAAATGTGGGTGTTACATACCCCACATGGGGGTGTGTATATTTGCCCTGGCAAATCAAATTGAGTTTGCTTAATTATTTAGATTAGCAAGTTGCCCGAAAGACAACCAACGACAGAACGATTTATCACAAAGCCCGAGGAACTTAGCGAAAATTTCGCATACCAACTGTGATTGCTTGTCCAAATGGGAAACTGGAGTTTGGGTTGGAGCCATTTTCAACTGGCCAAAGTTCCCAAAACAACTTATTTCCTGCAATTTGTAAACTTCTTCTGGCTCATCAATCTGCGTTAAATCGATTACGTAAATATATGCACGGATGCCAGCTTACTGACAATTCCATTATTAGTGGTCCACAAACATGATTATTTAATGAATGGCCATAAACTGAAAAGCTTGGTTAATATTTAACAGAATATCTGTTTAACTAACGACTGACTGTTAAAATAATCATGGCAACTAATTGTTGAGCAATTGCCTTTAACAATGATTTACTAAACCACGAAATAACCATACatttttacatacatacatttgtttttattattattctgcAATTTTGTGGACACGGATTTCATTTAACTGTCGGTatcaaatgattttaatgtgtgcaattaaaagtttcagtttcatcaatttaaataattgtgtaATTAAAATGACTAGCAATTAATTGTGTGGATTTGTTCATTAGCTTTTAATGAatgaaaataatcaataataatagtaataattattgatttatttcgtGCAATTAATAACTAATCgatagaaataatttattaaaataacttcataataattataattctgtaaaacttttgttaaatcaaattatgttCCTGAACTTTCAGTTTTCATCCTTAATTCGTTTCCATTACCAGCATATGTGCTCCCAAGCATTTTCCAACTTCTTCTGCTGAAAATCGAAACTCCATGAACCATCATCATTTTCATTAGCTTCGATTCTTCTTTGCCACATCACTCCCAATTAGTTATTTCCGATTCCCGGAAGCCAAATGCAAAACGACCCATAAATGAGATAGTGAAAATTTTacgttttcaatttaattttccctcTTACCGTGAATAATATCGCAAAGGGAAAAAGAAACACAAATGGAATGGttcatttgaaaatttcttcCTTTTTATTGTTGCACGTTTCAACTTACTTCAGTTACGATTACAGttggtttttcattttcattttcattttcttctcATTTCGGTTTGTGTGacatttaatatgcattttttttatttaaccatAGTTGGTTGCACACCAATCGtaacaaaaaaagagaaggTCGTAAAActatgcataaatatttatgaacgCCATCGACAAAtgttgaaattatttatgcaaaaagaGAGGAAGGaataacttatatttatgcaaccaaatgtttttactttagccggctttaatattaatatcaattatttaacattacatttggtatatatttttttactctatataaaatgtttctgtttttttgttttcttttgcatatttttaggTTTATTGGTAGGCCAAGCTCATAGAGGAAATAGGAAAAAAGCTCTGAGAGATAAAGAGGTTACTTTCAAAAGGTTTTTAGTTCGTAAGGCAGCAATTTATGaagaatttgtatttgtaagtCGGGTCTTTGTTCATCGATCTTGttgttttcttgttgttcTCAACTATTTTCACTAGAGGAAAGTAAGGCAGCAAGTTAAGAGTAGAGAGTTTGTATTGGTATTTCAGCAAGTGCTTTGTCACATTTAAGCCGCTTAGGTATACATTTATAAACACccatatacacatatataatgcatgtatacatatatatatatatctatttgCTTGTATAACTATATATATCTAccataaatatgttaatttaatatgCCTGGATTTCCGTATATATCTTATCATTCCGCCGACATCTAGTCGTCTAACAAATCAGTACAAATTTGCCTTGTTTGTCGGTTCTATAATCGTCTGCCAATATTTCTGATCACTAAAACTAATGCCAATTATTCAACGCTAAAATGGTGTTCTGGGGCTTGAGAGGATTGTTAATCAATAATCAGATGGGATTAAGCTTTGGTTAATAACGATAATAAGATATCAAATTGGTTGGATATATTTAATTGACATAGAAGCTCCCATGCACCGATAATTTTAGACAAGAAATAAACTCTTAATTGTAAAACtaaaggaacaaaaaaaaatataattgcaaAATACTATGacataatttcattaattcatgtgataaaaataaaaatttctcttaaaataaagtgtatttttaaatttaattgaagttGCAAAATGTAGTGTCCATCATCACATATTTTCCATATTCCCAACACCAATATATAGTATATGCccttcaaaaatgtttaactacAGGATAATTTATCTGGACTACTGCAGCgcataaatagttttattttcaaggCTGCTGCCAAtttctaaatttgtttttatgataaaaACATAAGTAAGCAggttattaatacaatttgtaatcattttaaaattagttaggCACTTCAACCGCAAACAATGAAACTGGATTCTGGGTTTTTGTCCTTAAATCTTTGCCAAATAGGAGCCTAGGAAATGCGAGCAgcgatttttaatatttataaaaaaatattattattcataagtattttataaatttgatgAAACTCTGGCAAGCCTCTTGAAGCTGTTTTTCCTAAATGTTTAAGCCTTTAATTTGTTATTCCATtaacttacatttttgttacaCTCActtgtgtgtctgtgtctttgttttttttcttttgtggaaaatttttttcattgatAGTTTATCACAAAATTTCACTGGTCAGCAACTGTTTGcaatacttttattattttgatggGTATGTTTTCAAGTGATTAACACTTTTGTAACTTCGGAAATTTGAAGtcttgctgtttttaaaaataattttatgaaaaacttCTATCTTACTGTTAATTTATGGGCTATCTAAAAATATCTATATTTGACTACcgataaaaagaaaagaaaataatggaTATAGTTTTGGATAATAAGTAACATTTTGGAATCAATAGtgtattattttgtaactcaaattagaaaaacaaatctaggtttatattttactttaaatataattcaCATTCCCAGCTAATTAATTtcttgaataattttattaacaatttcttgaaacattttatttttggtaaattAAACGATGGAC
Protein-coding regions in this window:
- the LOC128257501 gene encoding uncharacterized protein LOC128257501; translation: MSHKRFYVKLDLQLHALTCPGVWLCSHGFLEATIKTLGYYFRTGAMEPRFPMLCHDQFTMEGYFKSVGCLEDMHELLRAEQLEITVWQNGRRLAYFVGNLSDVMQPTIPRLSCAHSSNVQLLMKATPAFPGILAPKVELSAQLTTQDRRKGCSCSSFREQPVPPPNRHVESRCLDHLDQPRKQQSVCHGRKSNCCPTASYTGWRGDSPEQQKQQERRLSTCSSTTQLSSLSQSSSLTQCSHFSSCSSPSDEHHSSCDICQAYRRMFPAY
- the LOC128257502 gene encoding LOW QUALITY PROTEIN: protein Gemin2 (The sequence of the model RefSeq protein was modified relative to this genomic sequence to represent the inferred CDS: deleted 1 base in 1 codon); the encoded protein is MQHEPEEQTFQLQALEIREPDASFDPKKPPESGEEYLMHMMYERKRCPAVVTKRSPKIKDNAGNKAFEMLDNPALPPFKCLLTTPEWRNEQVKSFQAARSQVLILRQELVSHNYDQSGEPPLTSDQEKWQEFCRNQQPLLSTLLHLSQSDLEHLLEMLSKWLQVNDQDIDLLQDVWLARWLYATLVCLHLPLEPHVFSTLRYIARSCIYLRNQLKAEEVQRAAPYNLLLTLIVQVFAQSDFKEYI
- the LOC128257500 gene encoding ATP-dependent (S)-NAD(P)H-hydrate dehydratase, whose amino-acid sequence is MSTITEIPVHLPKLLALFKTVVPKLTNNKHKGQYGRIGVIGGSLEYTGAPYFAAITSIRVGADLGHVFCHSNASAIIKSYSPDLIVHPVLDSIDAVEKITPWLERLHVVVIGPGLGREPSILKTASNILKLCLNVQKPVVIDADGLFLLNDNLELICGQRNVLLTPNVMEFRRLFGEDNDAARQKMSLLGDGVVVLEKGANDKVHIPQRNEVHIMPIDGSGRRCGGQGDLLSGSLATFYYWSLQSNEPNPALIAACASSYFVKRLNSAAFQKFGRSLLASDMVNEIASTFQADFENSDC